CATTTGATAAAATCCAAGTTTGAAGCTTCTGCCAGGTCTCTTTTATATTTGCATTGTAACCATTGTTTCTTATGTAAAAACTCTCAAAAAATGGCATCTTTACGATACTTGGTGTCATATCACTAAAATCTGCAGTAGATTCCATTGCTTTTTGTGATTGTTGTAAGATTTTGTGTGAGTAATCTTTATACCCTGTACTTCTCCACTCTTTGGGAGTCATTTCAAATCTCTCTTTAAAACTTTTTATAAATGAAGATTGAGAAGAGTATCCACACTGGTTTGCAATATTTGATATTGTAGAATATTTATTTGTCAAAAGTAGATTTGATGCTTTTTGAAGCCTTATTGACTTGATACTCTCATAAATGTTTTTTCCAAAAGCATCTTTAAAAATTCTATGCATATGAAATTTACTAACATTTAGATCAATACTTAACTCTTCTATATCAATATGTATATCAATATGAGTATAGATATAATACATAATATCATTAGCTATTTTTGTTCTTTTTTGCAATGTATCTTTTTTCATAAAATATTATAGCACTTTTAAACTATAAAATTAGCACAAAATGATTATAAACAAAGCACAAAAAAAGAAGAAGTAATAATTTTTTTTTCCTAAAATAGATAAATCTAAAAATTAGGGTGTTTATGGATAAGAATGAACAATTAAAATTAGTCTCGAAGTATTGTAACTCTTTTAATTTAAAAAAGGTAAAAGTTGATACTTTATTATTAATAGTTCATATGCTTTTAAGTGATTATGAAAAAATTGAAATAAAAGATAATACTATAAAAAAAAATCTTTTAATAGATAGTCAAGTTATTGATTTCATAAATAAAAGTATTCATGAGTTAAAAAACTACTTAGAATCAAATATAATTGTAAGGGAAACTTTACTTTATATATTAAAAAATAAAAATCTATCTCCTAAATTTTTAAAACTTTCAAAAAATCTTGAACCAATGCGAGTTTATTATCAATATTTAACTTCAATATTCTCTAATAAAATAACAAAAGGTTCTTTTTGGATACCAGAATTATTAGCTTTTTCATTAATACATTATTTTAAAAAAGAACAAGAGAAATCCTTTTTTAACCATACTCTAATTCAAAATTTTCCAACTGAAAAATTTTTAAATATTTATAATCAAAATAATATCAAAATAAAAAAACAACTCTCGAAGGAAGAACAAGTTAATTTATGGAAGATTAAGACAAACCTAGATGAGATGTATGATTTGTCTGAATATATGATAGAAAAATACTTGGAATTTAATTATAAAATAAATGATAA
The Arcobacter sp. F2176 DNA segment above includes these coding regions:
- a CDS encoding GyrI-like domain-containing protein; the protein is MKKDTLQKRTKIANDIMYYIYTHIDIHIDIEELSIDLNVSKFHMHRIFKDAFGKNIYESIKSIRLQKASNLLLTNKYSTISNIANQCGYSSQSSFIKSFKERFEMTPKEWRSTGYKDYSHKILQQSQKAMESTADFSDMTPSIVKMPFFESFYIRNNGYNANIKETWQKLQTWILSNDIKNYQQIALFHDNPTITPLNECQYIACIVTDDKNIKSDRLPNFKISEGVYAKFDLVGKRGDILKFIHWVYHEWLPKSEYETTTKPSYVIYRKNNFLNEENEFDLSFYVSINY